One Micromonospora craniellae genomic region harbors:
- a CDS encoding TetR family transcriptional regulator: MSWEEVDDTRSRILRTARQMFTEQGYQRTSLRQIAERLRLTKAAILYHFPSKAHLLTDLAEPFVRDLENVLDRAGALPAGQGRWSLLEGWTDVMLAHRDSLGMLYHDLALVDRGTNYQRLMRIAMRANEIVAGPNPGVRERVRAVQALAMCGDPVLFLTEVPEHDLREDMLDGVRRLLADGPPAERATAAVTRTATRTATGTTDGAADDGDGGAADDGDAAGTGPDKPSVPAAVDPRPRGGRRRPGRPRSMSPDQVSAARRMHLAGTHSANEIAAEFGVSRATVYRHLESNPDIETIST; encoded by the coding sequence ATGAGCTGGGAGGAAGTCGACGACACGCGCAGCCGGATCCTGCGTACAGCCCGGCAGATGTTCACCGAGCAGGGCTACCAACGCACCTCGCTACGCCAGATCGCCGAACGCCTGCGACTGACCAAGGCGGCGATCCTCTATCACTTCCCCAGCAAGGCGCACCTGCTCACCGACCTCGCCGAGCCGTTCGTGCGGGACCTGGAGAACGTGCTCGACCGTGCCGGGGCCCTGCCTGCGGGACAGGGCCGGTGGTCGCTCCTGGAGGGCTGGACGGACGTCATGCTCGCCCACCGGGACTCGCTGGGCATGCTCTACCACGATCTGGCACTGGTCGACCGGGGCACCAACTACCAGCGCCTGATGCGCATCGCCATGCGGGCCAACGAGATCGTGGCCGGGCCGAATCCGGGCGTACGGGAGCGGGTCCGGGCGGTGCAGGCGCTGGCCATGTGCGGCGACCCGGTGCTCTTCCTCACCGAGGTGCCCGAGCACGACCTGCGCGAGGACATGCTCGACGGCGTCCGCCGCCTGCTGGCGGACGGCCCGCCGGCCGAGCGGGCGACCGCCGCCGTCACCCGCACTGCCACCCGCACTGCCACCGGCACCACCGACGGTGCTGCCGACGATGGTGACGGCGGTGCTGCCGACGATGGTGACGCCGCAGGCACCGGCCCCGACAAGCCGTCCGTCCCGGCAGCCGTCGATCCGCGCCCACGCGGCGGCCGGCGGCGGCCGGGGCGGCCGCGTTCGATGAGTCCGGACCAGGTCTCGGCGGCCCGCCGGATGCACCTCGCCGGCACCCACTCAGCCAACGAGATCGCCGCCGAGTTCGGAGTCTCCCGGGCCACCGTCTACCGCCATCTCGAATCCAACCCCGATATTGAGACGATTTCGACCTAG
- a CDS encoding ABC transporter ATP-binding protein yields the protein MSVISIENLVKTFGGVRALDGLDLTVEPGEVHGFLGPNGAGKSTTIRIVLGLLRRDSGQARVLDGDPWRDAVALHRRLAYVPGDVSLWPNLTGGEAIDLFGALRGGLDERRRDELLRRFELDPTKKCRTYSKGNRQKVAIVAAFASAVELYVLDEPTSGLDPLMEAVFQEEVRTLTQAGASVLLSSHVLAEVEALCDRVSIIRDGRTVESGSLAELRHLARTTVTVETARPLTGLEELPGVHEVRPVDGRVKLEIEPAHLDALLGHLVRFEVRALTSTPPTLEELFLRHYGDSGDAERQTSDAERQGTAGGVR from the coding sequence ATGTCCGTGATCTCGATCGAGAACCTCGTCAAGACCTTCGGCGGTGTACGTGCCCTCGACGGGCTCGACCTGACGGTGGAACCGGGGGAGGTGCACGGTTTCCTGGGACCCAACGGCGCGGGCAAGTCCACCACCATCCGGATCGTGCTCGGCCTGCTGCGCCGCGACTCCGGGCAGGCACGCGTCCTCGACGGCGACCCGTGGCGGGACGCGGTCGCGCTGCACCGGCGGCTGGCGTACGTGCCCGGTGACGTCAGCCTCTGGCCCAACCTCACCGGCGGGGAGGCGATCGACCTCTTCGGCGCGTTGCGCGGCGGTCTCGACGAACGCCGCCGCGACGAGCTGCTGCGACGCTTCGAGTTGGACCCGACGAAGAAGTGCCGCACCTACTCCAAGGGCAACCGACAGAAGGTCGCCATCGTCGCCGCCTTCGCCTCCGCCGTGGAGCTGTACGTCCTGGACGAACCCACGTCCGGCCTGGACCCGCTGATGGAGGCGGTCTTCCAGGAGGAGGTCCGCACGCTCACCCAGGCCGGCGCGAGCGTGCTGCTCTCCAGCCACGTGCTCGCCGAGGTGGAGGCGCTCTGCGACCGCGTCAGCATCATCCGGGACGGGCGCACCGTGGAGTCCGGCAGCCTCGCCGAGCTGCGCCACCTGGCGCGTACCACGGTGACCGTCGAGACCGCACGGCCGCTGACCGGGTTGGAGGAACTGCCCGGCGTGCACGAGGTCCGGCCGGTCGACGGCCGGGTCAAGCTGGAGATCGAGCCAGCGCACCTGGACGCCCTCCTCGGCCACCTGGTCCGGTTCGAGGTACGCGCCCTGACCAGCACGCCGCCGACGCTGGAGGAGCTGTTCCTGCGGCACTACGGCGACAGCGGCGACGCCGAGCGGCAGACCAGCGACGCCGAGCGGCAGGGCACCGCCGGAGGTGTTCGATGA
- a CDS encoding ABC transporter permease — MSAFTGTGRLARLALRRDRTRLAIWVFGTPLIGYGLAESVASLYPDEQTRLGYAETALSSVVARAFNGPIASADLGAVVVAETYLTLTLLAALLSTFAVVRHTRQNEETGRAELLGAAVVGRYALLTAALLVVVGANLASAALLALVFVGTGLPVAGSVAAAAAIGGVGVAFTGVAAVTAQVSVSSRSANALAAAAVGVAFLLRAAGDVLGERGGDGTRLDSAWPTWLSPLGWGTQVRAFGTERWWVLALPLALLVAGVALAYLLAERRDLGAGLLAARRGPARAGSGLLGPVGLTWRLQRGALAGWTVAVVVLGLSMGVAGHEVDAMIAENPAAAEVIAQLGGGAELVDAYLAAIIGLYALTIGAYVVQALLRTRNDESDGILEALLATALSRTRWLGTQVCGAVLGAVWLVLLAGLTTGLGYGLAAGDAIGWTIELGGAALLRLPALLVLVGVVTALFGAVPRWSVALSWTVLIAFLLLGQLGAVLELPQAALNLSPFTHVPSVPAADLTVLPLVVLTAVAAVLLAVGLGAFRRRDTPT; from the coding sequence ATGAGCGCCTTCACCGGCACCGGGCGGCTCGCCCGGCTCGCGCTGCGTCGGGACCGGACCCGCCTGGCGATCTGGGTCTTCGGCACACCCCTGATCGGCTACGGCTTGGCCGAGAGCGTCGCCAGCCTCTACCCGGACGAGCAGACCCGCCTCGGCTACGCCGAGACCGCGTTGTCCAGCGTGGTCGCCCGCGCCTTCAACGGCCCGATCGCGAGCGCCGACCTCGGCGCGGTGGTGGTCGCCGAGACGTACCTCACCCTCACTCTGCTCGCCGCGCTGCTGAGCACCTTCGCCGTGGTCCGGCACACCCGGCAGAACGAGGAGACCGGGCGCGCCGAACTGCTCGGCGCCGCCGTCGTCGGCCGGTACGCCCTGCTGACCGCCGCCCTGCTGGTGGTGGTCGGCGCGAACCTGGCCTCCGCCGCGCTGCTCGCCCTGGTCTTCGTCGGCACCGGGCTCCCGGTCGCCGGCTCGGTGGCCGCCGCCGCCGCGATCGGCGGGGTCGGTGTCGCCTTCACCGGCGTCGCGGCCGTAACCGCCCAGGTCTCGGTCAGCTCCCGGAGCGCAAACGCGCTCGCCGCGGCCGCCGTGGGCGTCGCGTTCCTGCTGCGCGCCGCCGGTGACGTGCTCGGCGAGCGTGGCGGCGACGGCACCCGGCTGGACAGCGCCTGGCCGACCTGGCTCTCGCCGCTCGGCTGGGGCACCCAGGTACGCGCCTTCGGCACCGAACGATGGTGGGTCCTCGCGCTGCCGCTGGCCCTGCTGGTGGCCGGAGTCGCGCTGGCCTACCTGCTGGCCGAGCGCCGGGACCTCGGCGCCGGCCTGCTGGCCGCGCGGCGTGGACCGGCCCGCGCGGGCTCGGGGCTGCTCGGGCCGGTCGGCCTGACCTGGCGGTTGCAGCGGGGCGCACTGGCCGGTTGGACCGTGGCGGTGGTGGTGCTCGGCCTGTCCATGGGGGTGGCCGGTCACGAGGTGGACGCGATGATCGCCGAGAACCCTGCGGCGGCCGAGGTGATCGCCCAGCTCGGCGGTGGGGCGGAACTCGTCGACGCGTACCTGGCCGCGATCATCGGCCTGTACGCGCTGACCATCGGCGCGTACGTGGTGCAGGCCCTGCTGCGGACCCGCAATGACGAGTCCGACGGCATCCTGGAGGCGCTGCTGGCCACGGCGTTGAGCCGGACCCGGTGGCTCGGCACGCAGGTGTGCGGCGCCGTGCTCGGCGCGGTGTGGCTGGTGCTGCTGGCCGGACTCACCACCGGCCTCGGGTACGGCCTGGCGGCCGGTGACGCGATCGGCTGGACGATCGAACTGGGCGGCGCGGCGCTGCTGCGGCTGCCCGCCCTGCTGGTGCTCGTCGGGGTGGTGACCGCCCTGTTCGGCGCGGTGCCGCGCTGGTCGGTGGCGCTGAGCTGGACGGTGCTGATCGCCTTCCTGCTGCTCGGGCAGTTGGGCGCGGTGCTGGAGTTGCCGCAGGCGGCGCTGAACCTGTCGCCCTTCACCCACGTGCCCTCGGTGCCCGCCGCCGACCTCACGGTGCTGCCCCTGGTGGTGCTCACCGCCGTGGCCGCGGTGCTGCTGGCGGTCGGGCTGGGCGCGTTCCGGCGGCGCGACACCCCGACCTGA
- a CDS encoding helix-turn-helix domain-containing protein gives MGDELLPIGRRVAYWRGRRRMSQQVFADRMGKSKSWVDKVERGARSLDKVSTIAEIAAVLRVEQSVLLGRQVHTAAVNERAAGVERIRAALSAYDIVAGRRVPEREVPAADQLAGGVAYAWNTYQHAHYPQLIDLLPGLISGAQRGYACDPGSGRVPLVEAYRAGSALLTKLGETELAWLAADRAMALATGDAVLVATAAVQLGPVLRATGQAGAAVSTMRTTAYRITPPDLDGSPSAYLSLCGTLLVQGALAAAGDGHERGAANLLDEAADLADRVGDGHDYHRTAFGPTAVATARTLAALELGDAGEALAWHQRATVGLGWRWLPVEHRAAHLIDAARAHLHAHDATNAARTLRQAQSIAPAEVRHRPAARDLLVQVLRSPHAPTTIVQLATALGVPAT, from the coding sequence GTGGGTGACGAGTTGTTGCCGATCGGTCGTCGGGTGGCTTACTGGCGAGGGCGGCGGCGCATGTCGCAGCAGGTGTTCGCCGACCGGATGGGCAAGTCGAAGAGTTGGGTCGACAAGGTCGAACGTGGTGCGCGGTCGCTGGACAAGGTGTCCACGATCGCGGAGATCGCCGCCGTGTTGCGAGTCGAGCAGTCGGTGCTGCTGGGCCGCCAGGTCCACACCGCTGCCGTCAACGAGCGGGCGGCGGGTGTGGAGCGGATCCGGGCGGCACTGTCCGCATACGACATCGTGGCAGGCCGGCGGGTGCCCGAGCGTGAGGTACCGGCGGCGGATCAACTGGCCGGTGGCGTGGCTTACGCCTGGAACACCTACCAGCATGCCCACTACCCCCAGTTGATCGACCTGCTGCCCGGGCTGATCAGCGGGGCGCAGCGCGGTTACGCCTGCGATCCGGGATCGGGGCGCGTACCGCTGGTGGAGGCGTACCGGGCCGGCTCGGCACTGCTGACGAAGCTCGGTGAGACCGAGCTTGCCTGGCTGGCCGCCGACCGGGCGATGGCGCTCGCCACCGGCGATGCGGTGCTGGTGGCGACGGCGGCGGTGCAGCTCGGGCCGGTGTTGCGCGCCACCGGGCAGGCGGGCGCTGCGGTGTCGACCATGCGGACCACCGCGTACCGGATCACCCCGCCGGACCTCGACGGCAGCCCGTCGGCGTACCTGTCCCTGTGCGGCACGCTGCTCGTGCAGGGCGCGTTGGCGGCGGCCGGCGACGGCCATGAGCGCGGCGCCGCCAACCTGCTCGATGAGGCCGCCGACCTGGCCGACCGGGTGGGCGACGGCCACGACTACCATCGCACCGCCTTCGGACCCACCGCCGTGGCCACAGCGCGCACTCTGGCGGCACTGGAGTTGGGCGATGCGGGTGAGGCGCTGGCCTGGCATCAGAGGGCCACCGTAGGCCTCGGCTGGCGGTGGCTGCCTGTCGAGCATCGCGCCGCACACCTGATCGACGCTGCTCGCGCGCACCTGCACGCTCACGATGCCACGAACGCCGCCCGGACCCTGCGGCAGGCACAGAGCATCGCACCCGCCGAGGTCCGGCACCGCCCCGCCGCCCGCGACCTGCTCGTCCAGGTGCTCCGGAGCCCGCACGCCCCGACGACGATCGTCCAGCTCGCTACCGCCCTTGGGGTTCCGGCGACATGA
- a CDS encoding helix-turn-helix domain-containing protein: protein MTTEQQLKPGQRVERLRRAVGLSRERLANLSGLSATTVKFIENGRRSLTLRAAQQMAPHLGVRDLGDLFGPSVALSLGGRASHPAVDEVRRALTAWHLALDGEPESTDYLRGAVDSAWQTWHTSRHQRTAAGEILPGLLLATQRAARLHSGDDRRTSLALLAQAYHLAQAYLAWHGDRELVWLTVDRGMNAALDADDPLAIAQATWYAAHLLRAVGRGDEALERLREARSLIEPRIADGGPEWAEILADLHLCAALTRSRTGDQGAWSDWDTARSIVDRALPEGFVGLRTRVSRPLVNVYAVMCAVDLGDPDEAQRRAHALDPASIPSTERRGRHYVELARSADLEGAKEATLHLLARAEATSPETVRYSPAAQDLITRLSQESPASIRAEAVDLARRMNATDL from the coding sequence GTGACCACTGAACAGCAGCTCAAGCCGGGCCAGCGTGTCGAGCGGCTACGTCGTGCCGTCGGACTCTCCCGCGAACGCCTCGCCAACTTGAGCGGACTATCAGCGACCACCGTGAAGTTCATCGAGAACGGCCGCCGATCGCTGACCCTTCGTGCCGCGCAGCAGATGGCACCACACCTCGGGGTTCGGGATCTCGGTGACCTCTTCGGACCGTCCGTGGCGCTGTCTCTCGGCGGTCGGGCTAGCCATCCCGCAGTAGACGAGGTCCGCCGTGCGTTGACCGCCTGGCACCTTGCCCTCGACGGCGAACCGGAGAGCACCGACTATCTCCGAGGCGCGGTCGATTCCGCATGGCAGACCTGGCACACATCTCGACACCAGCGCACGGCGGCAGGGGAAATCCTGCCTGGCCTGCTGCTTGCCACCCAACGGGCGGCGCGGTTGCATTCCGGTGATGATCGACGCACAAGCCTCGCCCTACTCGCGCAGGCTTACCATCTCGCTCAGGCGTATCTGGCGTGGCATGGCGACCGTGAGCTGGTCTGGTTGACCGTTGATCGCGGAATGAACGCCGCCCTGGACGCGGACGACCCACTGGCTATCGCACAGGCGACCTGGTATGCCGCACACCTGCTACGCGCGGTCGGTCGCGGAGACGAAGCGTTGGAGCGACTTCGGGAGGCACGCAGCCTTATCGAACCACGCATAGCGGACGGCGGCCCCGAATGGGCGGAGATACTCGCTGATCTGCACCTCTGCGCGGCCCTGACGCGTTCTCGGACCGGTGACCAAGGCGCGTGGTCGGATTGGGACACCGCTCGGTCGATCGTCGACCGGGCGCTGCCCGAAGGGTTCGTAGGCTTGCGGACCCGCGTGTCGCGGCCCTTGGTCAACGTGTACGCAGTCATGTGCGCAGTAGACCTCGGTGATCCGGACGAGGCGCAGCGCCGCGCCCACGCCCTCGACCCGGCATCGATCCCCTCGACAGAGCGTCGGGGTCGGCATTACGTAGAACTGGCACGTTCGGCCGATCTGGAGGGCGCGAAGGAAGCGACCCTTCACTTGCTGGCGCGTGCCGAGGCGACGTCACCGGAGACGGTCCGTTACTCGCCTGCGGCGCAGGATCTGATCACCCGGCTGTCCCAAGAGTCGCCCGCCTCGATCCGCGCCGAGGCGGTTGACCTCGCCCGTCGAATGAATGCCACCGACCTTTAG
- a CDS encoding ABC transporter permease subunit (The N-terminal region of this protein, as described by TIGR01726, is a three transmembrane segment that identifies a subfamily of ABC transporter permease subunits, which specificities that include histidine, arginine, glutamine, glutamate, L-cystine (sic), the opines (in Agrobacterium) octopine and nopaline, etc.), with protein sequence MITVGLPNTLILAVTAALLGSAMGIVLAVAGISRTRWLRWPARVYTDVFRGLPAAATILLIGVGLAPLGMQVWGPSTRVCAGSCPRCSEANASTRIVSSASLTTASIASSPVSSTRK encoded by the coding sequence ATGATCACCGTCGGGTTGCCGAACACGCTGATCCTCGCGGTCACCGCCGCCCTGCTCGGCTCGGCCATGGGCATCGTGCTGGCCGTCGCGGGCATCTCGCGTACCCGCTGGTTGCGGTGGCCGGCCCGGGTCTACACCGACGTGTTCCGCGGCCTGCCGGCAGCGGCGACGATCCTGCTGATCGGGGTCGGTCTGGCGCCGCTGGGCATGCAGGTGTGGGGGCCGAGCACCCGCGTCTGCGCCGGTTCCTGTCCCAGGTGCTCTGAGGCGAACGCAAGCACCAGGATCGTGTCCAGCGCTTCGTTGACGACGGCGTCAATCGCATCCTCACCCGTCTCCTCGACACGGAAATGA
- a CDS encoding ATP-binding cassette domain-containing protein translates to MLGHNGAGKSTLRRVVDRYHVLESGRVTSAGDGASTVERTVRQALAV, encoded by the coding sequence GTGCTCGGGCACAACGGTGCCGGTAAGTCCACGCTGCGGCGGGTGGTCGACCGCTACCACGTGCTGGAGTCGGGGCGGGTCACCTCGGCCGGCGACGGCGCCAGCACCGTGGAGCGTACCGTCCGGCAGGCACTGGCGGTCTGA
- a CDS encoding Rieske (2Fe-2S) protein — protein sequence MNHEQAGCCRSRRAMLAGTGAVGVATLTGCATYGQPTSAPPPPPPPAANPSADPSSSGAPDAGGGPSALATLADIPVGGGQIYADAGVVITQPTAGTIKAYSATCTHQGCTVTAVTNGTIVCACHNSVFDIADGSVRSGPAGSPLPAANVSVDGDAIRLA from the coding sequence ATGAACCACGAGCAGGCCGGCTGCTGCCGGTCGCGACGGGCCATGCTGGCCGGGACCGGCGCGGTGGGCGTGGCCACGCTGACCGGCTGCGCGACGTACGGTCAGCCGACGTCGGCGCCCCCGCCACCTCCGCCGCCCGCCGCGAACCCCAGCGCCGACCCGTCCTCGTCGGGCGCACCGGACGCCGGTGGCGGGCCGTCGGCGCTGGCCACCCTGGCCGACATCCCGGTCGGTGGTGGACAGATCTACGCCGACGCCGGGGTGGTCATCACCCAGCCGACGGCGGGAACCATCAAGGCGTACTCGGCGACCTGCACCCACCAGGGCTGCACGGTCACCGCGGTGACCAACGGCACCATCGTCTGCGCCTGCCACAACAGTGTGTTCGACATCGCCGACGGTTCGGTGCGCAGCGGGCCGGCAGGGTCCCCGCTGCCCGCCGCGAACGTCTCCGTCGACGGCGACGCCATCCGGCTGGCCTGA
- a CDS encoding DUF6529 family protein produces the protein MEVMRDLDDPPPNTPGPRPSLVVPLLVGAGVAVALGVYGRTHTPTGIAVNVAGFSSPLTVKVWLGTGAAFFAVIQLLSALSMWGRLGGFSPSWAGAAHRWSGRIAFLLTVPVGVHCLYALGFADFDTRVLMHSLLGCFFFGAFATKMLTLPKRGLAGWVLPVVGGVVFVALIGVFLTSSVWYFTTFGFQL, from the coding sequence ATGGAGGTGATGCGCGACCTCGACGACCCGCCGCCGAACACACCGGGGCCGCGTCCCTCGCTGGTGGTCCCGCTCCTGGTCGGGGCGGGGGTCGCGGTGGCGTTGGGCGTCTACGGCCGCACCCACACCCCGACCGGCATCGCGGTCAACGTGGCGGGGTTCTCCTCGCCGCTGACGGTGAAGGTGTGGCTGGGCACCGGCGCGGCGTTCTTCGCCGTGATCCAACTGCTCTCGGCACTGTCCATGTGGGGCCGGCTCGGCGGGTTCTCCCCGTCCTGGGCCGGCGCCGCGCACCGCTGGTCGGGACGGATCGCCTTCCTGCTCACCGTCCCGGTCGGGGTGCACTGCCTGTACGCGCTCGGCTTCGCCGACTTCGACACCCGGGTGCTGATGCACTCCCTGCTGGGCTGCTTCTTCTTCGGCGCGTTCGCCACGAAGATGCTGACCCTGCCCAAGCGCGGGCTCGCCGGCTGGGTGCTGCCCGTGGTCGGCGGGGTGGTGTTCGTCGCCCTGATCGGTGTCTTCCTGACCTCGTCGGTCTGGTACTTCACCACGTTCGGTTTCCAGCTCTGA
- a CDS encoding ABC transporter ATP-binding protein, translating into MEVLKGPTTADETGWAMAAGTDTDAGGGGRELLRSLVRAQRGRLASAVLLAVVAVACQLVPYLMAYRVAVELVTEAAPDGGSLIRYAVVALVAIAAGTALMGGALAISHVCAYWLLYRLRQRIAERVSVLPLGEVTRRGSGGVGKLAMEDVERIEVFVAHMLPDAVAALTVVAATTVWLFVIDWRLAVAAVAVVPLAMLAMRHATRGSGAWVAQWHGAGMAMNQAVTEFLHGIKAVKVFNRQTDTVARATDAVRRYVDSETRWGLAFLPGGAAYFTIMAANVAVVVPVGLWLYRDGAVDVPTLLLFLLLALGYTGPLTKLTGYSSQLRQVRFGADEIAALLDSPALPDTARRAPLGPASVELADVSFGYTPDRRALDGVSIHAEAGRVTAVVGPSGSGKSTVARLVSRFFDVDAGSVRVGGVDVRDMAVDQLMDTVAVVFQDPFLFHDTVRANLTLGRPDLDDETVHRAARAARCHDFILALPQGYDTVVGERGATLSGGERQRISIARALLKDAPVVVLDEATASTDPENEIAIQQAVANLATGRTLLVIAHRLSTIRDADRIVVLTDGQVVETGRHDDLVTADGTYARLWADATTSARWSLGASDERSGARG; encoded by the coding sequence GTGGAGGTCCTCAAGGGACCGACGACCGCCGACGAGACGGGGTGGGCGATGGCCGCCGGTACCGACACGGACGCCGGTGGTGGCGGCCGCGAACTGCTCCGATCACTGGTGCGGGCGCAACGGGGACGACTCGCCTCGGCCGTGCTGCTCGCCGTCGTGGCGGTGGCGTGCCAGCTCGTGCCCTACCTGATGGCCTACCGGGTCGCGGTCGAACTGGTCACCGAGGCGGCACCCGACGGCGGCTCCCTGATCCGGTACGCCGTCGTCGCGCTGGTCGCCATCGCGGCCGGCACCGCGCTGATGGGCGGGGCCCTGGCGATCAGCCACGTGTGCGCCTACTGGTTGCTGTACCGGCTGCGTCAGCGTATCGCCGAACGCGTCTCGGTGCTGCCGCTCGGCGAGGTGACCCGGCGCGGCAGCGGCGGGGTCGGCAAACTCGCCATGGAGGACGTCGAACGCATCGAGGTCTTCGTCGCGCACATGCTGCCCGACGCGGTCGCCGCCCTCACCGTGGTCGCGGCCACCACCGTCTGGCTCTTCGTCATCGACTGGCGGCTGGCGGTGGCGGCGGTGGCGGTCGTCCCGCTGGCCATGCTGGCGATGCGGCACGCCACCCGGGGCTCGGGCGCGTGGGTGGCGCAGTGGCACGGCGCCGGGATGGCCATGAACCAGGCGGTCACCGAGTTCCTGCACGGCATCAAGGCCGTCAAGGTGTTCAACCGGCAGACCGACACCGTGGCCCGGGCCACCGACGCGGTCCGCCGGTACGTCGACTCGGAGACCCGCTGGGGGCTGGCCTTCCTGCCCGGCGGGGCCGCGTACTTCACGATCATGGCGGCCAACGTGGCCGTCGTCGTACCGGTGGGGCTCTGGCTCTACCGCGACGGCGCGGTCGACGTGCCCACCCTGCTGCTGTTCCTGCTGCTCGCCCTCGGCTACACCGGGCCGCTGACCAAACTCACCGGCTACAGCTCGCAGTTGCGCCAGGTGCGGTTCGGCGCCGACGAGATCGCCGCCCTGCTGGACAGCCCGGCGCTGCCGGACACCGCCCGCCGGGCGCCGCTCGGCCCGGCCTCGGTCGAGCTGGCCGACGTCTCGTTCGGCTACACCCCCGACCGGCGCGCCCTCGACGGGGTGAGCATCCACGCCGAGGCGGGCCGGGTCACCGCCGTCGTCGGCCCGAGCGGCTCGGGCAAGAGCACCGTCGCCCGGCTGGTCTCCCGGTTCTTCGACGTGGACGCCGGCAGCGTGCGGGTGGGCGGTGTCGACGTCCGGGACATGGCCGTCGACCAGCTCATGGACACGGTCGCGGTGGTGTTCCAGGACCCGTTCCTGTTCCACGACACGGTCCGGGCCAACCTGACCCTGGGCCGACCCGACCTGGACGACGAGACCGTGCACCGGGCCGCCCGCGCGGCGCGCTGCCACGACTTCATCCTCGCCCTGCCCCAGGGCTACGACACGGTGGTCGGTGAGCGTGGCGCCACCCTCTCCGGCGGCGAGCGGCAACGCATCTCGATCGCCCGCGCCCTGCTCAAGGACGCGCCGGTGGTGGTGCTGGACGAGGCGACCGCCTCCACCGACCCGGAGAACGAGATCGCCATCCAGCAGGCGGTGGCGAACCTGGCGACCGGGCGCACGCTGCTGGTCATCGCGCACCGGCTCAGCACCATCCGCGACGCCGACCGGATCGTGGTGCTGACCGACGGCCAGGTGGTCGAGACCGGCCGCCACGACGACCTGGTGACCGCCGACGGCACGTACGCGCGGCTCTGGGCCGACGCCACCACCAGCGCCCGATGGAGTCTCGGCGCCAGCGACGAGCGGAGCGGAGCGCGCGGATGA